A portion of the Pan troglodytes isolate AG18354 chromosome 10, NHGRI_mPanTro3-v2.0_pri, whole genome shotgun sequence genome contains these proteins:
- the PXMP2 gene encoding peroxisomal membrane protein 2 isoform X1, with protein sequence MAPAASRLRAEAGLGALPRRALAQYLLFLRLYPVLTKAATSGILSALGNFLAQMIEKKRKKENSRSLDVGGPLRYAVYGFFFTGPLSHFFYFFMEHWIPPEVPLAGLRRLLLDRLVLAPAFLMLFFLIMNFLEGKDASAFAAKMRGGFWPALRMNWRVWTPLQFININYVPLKFRVLFANLAALFWYAYLASLGK encoded by the exons ATGGCGCCGGCCGCGTCCAGGCTGCGGGCCGAAGCCGGGCTCGGGGCGCTGCCGCGGCGGGCGCTCGCCCAGTACCTGCTCTTCCTGCGGCTCTACCCGGTGCTCACCAAGGCGGCCACCAG TGGCATTTTGTCAGCACTTGGGAACTTCCTGGCCCAGATGATTGAGAAGAAgcggaaaaaagaaaactctagaaGTCTGGATGTCGGTGGGCCTCTGAGATATGCCGTTTACGG GTTCTTCTTCACAGGGCCGCTGAGTCACTTCTTCTACTTCTTCATGGAACATTGGATCCCTCCTGAGGTCCCCCTGGCAGGGCTCAGGAGGCTTCTCCTGGACCGCCTCGTCCTTGCACCGGCCTTCCTCATGTTGTTCTTCCTCATCATGAACTTTCTGGAG GGGAAAGACGCCTCAGCCTTCGCCGCCAAGATGAGGGGGGGCTTCTGGCCGGCGCTGAGGATGAACTGGAGGGTGTGGACGCCACTACAGTTCATCAACATCAACTACGTCCCTCTGAAG TTCCGGGTGCTCTTCGCCAACCTGGCAGCTCTGTTCTGGTATGCCTACCTGGCCTCCTTGGGGAAGTGA
- the PXMP2 gene encoding peroxisomal membrane protein 2 isoform X2: MAPAASRLRAEAGLGALPRRALAQYLLFLRLYPVLTKAATSGILSALGNFLAQMIEKKRKKENSRSLDVGGPLRYAVYGFFFTGPLSHFFYFFMEHWIPPEVPLAGLRRLLLDRLVLAPAFLMLFFLIMNFLEGKDASAFAAKMRGGFWPALRMNWRVWTPLQFININYVPLKFSTRLGFIQCLDSSTTLGFCP; the protein is encoded by the exons ATGGCGCCGGCCGCGTCCAGGCTGCGGGCCGAAGCCGGGCTCGGGGCGCTGCCGCGGCGGGCGCTCGCCCAGTACCTGCTCTTCCTGCGGCTCTACCCGGTGCTCACCAAGGCGGCCACCAG TGGCATTTTGTCAGCACTTGGGAACTTCCTGGCCCAGATGATTGAGAAGAAgcggaaaaaagaaaactctagaaGTCTGGATGTCGGTGGGCCTCTGAGATATGCCGTTTACGG GTTCTTCTTCACAGGGCCGCTGAGTCACTTCTTCTACTTCTTCATGGAACATTGGATCCCTCCTGAGGTCCCCCTGGCAGGGCTCAGGAGGCTTCTCCTGGACCGCCTCGTCCTTGCACCGGCCTTCCTCATGTTGTTCTTCCTCATCATGAACTTTCTGGAG GGGAAAGACGCCTCAGCCTTCGCCGCCAAGATGAGGGGGGGCTTCTGGCCGGCGCTGAGGATGAACTGGAGGGTGTGGACGCCACTACAGTTCATCAACATCAACTACGTCCCTCTGAAG ttttccaCTAGACTTGGTTTCATCCAGTGTCTAGACTCCTCAACTACCCTTGGATTTTGCCCATGA